In Calderihabitans maritimus, a single window of DNA contains:
- the deoC gene encoding deoxyribose-phosphate aldolase, with the protein MRENGDYVKDIAGLIEHTLLRPEATTAHIEKICREAVEYGFYAVCINPYYVPLAVSILQKTRVKVCTVVGFPLGATTTCVKVTEAREAVAAGAQEIDMVINIGALKSGDFKTVQKDIEAVVKAAEPALTKVIIETALLDEEEKKEACLLALRAGAHFVKTSTGFGPGGATVEDVVLMRKVVGSAMGIKAAGGIRELNTARAMVAAGANRIGTSNGVAIVSKKGG; encoded by the coding sequence CGGTCTAATTGAACATACTCTCTTGAGGCCCGAAGCAACTACCGCTCATATTGAAAAAATTTGCCGGGAAGCTGTGGAGTACGGTTTTTATGCCGTCTGTATAAATCCCTATTATGTACCACTGGCGGTCAGTATTTTACAAAAAACGCGGGTGAAAGTTTGTACAGTAGTTGGTTTCCCCCTGGGAGCAACTACTACTTGCGTTAAAGTAACGGAAGCACGGGAAGCGGTAGCAGCTGGAGCTCAGGAGATAGATATGGTGATAAATATAGGTGCGCTTAAGTCCGGCGACTTTAAAACGGTACAGAAGGATATAGAGGCTGTGGTGAAGGCGGCAGAGCCGGCTTTAACTAAAGTAATTATAGAAACGGCTTTATTGGATGAGGAAGAAAAGAAGGAAGCTTGTCTCCTTGCTTTAAGAGCGGGAGCGCATTTTGTTAAGACCTCTACCGGGTTTGGTCCCGGCGGAGCCACAGTAGAAGATGTGGTTTTGATGCGGAAGGTAGTGGGTTCGGCTATGGGTATTAAGGCGGCAGGGGGCATACGAGAGCTAAACACTGCTCGAGCTATGGTGGCTGCCGGAGCTAACCGCATTGGAACCAGTAATGGAGTCGCTATTGTCAGCAAGAAAGGCGGCTAA
- the rsmD gene encoding 16S rRNA (guanine(966)-N(2))-methyltransferase RsmD, which yields MRVIAGTARGMRLKSPKGSGSRPTTDRVKEAVFNMLGDKILDSWFLDMFAGSGSMGIEALSRGAARAVFIDKRSEATAIVTENLQRVGMLEKAVVIRGDVFKVLPRLQQQKLVFDIIFVDPPYGWELTTEAVGQIVALSLLKRDGVAVLETGAREEVPEQMGALGLLRQRRYGDTVISFYSFCY from the coding sequence TTGCGGGTAATAGCAGGAACGGCAAGGGGAATGCGACTTAAATCTCCCAAAGGCTCCGGTAGCCGGCCAACTACTGACCGGGTGAAAGAGGCCGTTTTCAATATGCTGGGTGACAAAATTTTGGATAGTTGGTTTCTGGACATGTTTGCAGGAAGCGGCAGCATGGGAATCGAGGCATTGAGTAGAGGTGCGGCTCGAGCTGTTTTCATCGATAAGCGGTCTGAAGCGACTGCAATTGTTACGGAAAATTTGCAACGGGTGGGAATGCTGGAAAAAGCAGTAGTTATAAGAGGAGATGTTTTTAAGGTCTTACCACGGCTTCAGCAGCAAAAACTTGTCTTCGACATAATATTTGTAGATCCACCGTACGGATGGGAACTGACGACGGAGGCCGTTGGTCAAATCGTTGCACTAAGCCTCCTGAAAAGGGACGGGGTTGCGGTGTTGGAAACTGGCGCTCGGGAGGAAGTTCCTGAACAGATGGGAGCATTAGGACTGCTGCGGCAAAGGCGCTATGGTGACACCGTAATTAGTTTTTATAGTTTTTGTTATTAA